A window of Dickeya zeae NCPPB 2538 contains these coding sequences:
- the ispG gene encoding flavodoxin-dependent (E)-4-hydroxy-3-methylbut-2-enyl-diphosphate synthase: MHNPAPINRRKSTRIYVGKVPVGDGAPIAVQSMTNTRTTDVDATVRQIKSLERVGVDIVRVSVPTMDAAEAFRLIKQQVDVPLVADIHFDYRIALKVAEYGVDCLRINPGNIGSEERIRSVVDCARDKNIPIRIGVNAGSLEKDLQEKYGEPTPEALLESAMRHVDILDRLNFHSFKVSVKASDVFLAVQSYRLLASRIDQPLHLGITEAGGARSGAVKSAIGLGLLLSEGIGDTLRVSLAADPVEEVKVGFDILKSLRIRSRGINFIACPTCSRQEFDVIGTVNALEQRLEDIITPMDVSIIGCVVNGPGEALVSTLGVTGGNKKSGFYEDGVRQKERFDNDDMIDQLEARIRAKASMLDEKQRIAVNMVDK, from the coding sequence ATGCATAATCCCGCACCCATCAACCGCCGCAAATCAACCCGGATTTATGTCGGCAAGGTGCCTGTCGGTGACGGTGCACCGATTGCAGTGCAGTCGATGACCAATACCCGCACTACCGATGTCGACGCGACAGTCAGGCAGATTAAGTCACTCGAGCGGGTTGGTGTGGATATCGTGCGCGTGTCGGTACCGACGATGGATGCTGCAGAGGCATTTCGTCTGATTAAACAACAAGTGGATGTACCGCTGGTGGCGGATATCCATTTTGACTACCGTATTGCGTTAAAAGTAGCGGAATACGGGGTTGATTGTCTGCGTATTAATCCTGGCAACATCGGCAGCGAAGAGCGTATTCGTTCGGTTGTGGATTGCGCGCGTGACAAAAATATTCCGATTCGTATCGGCGTCAACGCCGGTTCTTTGGAAAAAGACTTGCAGGAAAAATATGGCGAGCCGACGCCGGAAGCGTTGCTGGAATCCGCCATGCGCCATGTGGATATCCTCGATCGCCTTAATTTCCATTCGTTCAAGGTCAGCGTGAAAGCATCGGATGTCTTTTTAGCGGTGCAGTCCTATCGCTTGCTGGCGTCCCGTATTGATCAACCGCTGCATTTAGGCATCACAGAAGCGGGTGGGGCACGTAGCGGTGCGGTGAAGTCAGCTATTGGTCTTGGCTTACTGCTCTCTGAAGGTATCGGTGACACCCTACGTGTGTCACTGGCGGCGGATCCGGTGGAAGAGGTCAAAGTCGGTTTTGATATCCTCAAGTCACTGCGTATTCGTTCACGCGGCATTAATTTTATTGCCTGCCCGACCTGCTCACGTCAGGAGTTTGATGTTATCGGCACGGTGAACGCGCTGGAGCAGCGACTGGAAGACATCATCACGCCGATGGATGTGTCGATTATCGGTTGCGTGGTCAACGGCCCGGGTGAGGCGCTGGTCTCGACGCTGGGTGTCACTGGCGGCAATAAGAAGAGCGGTTTTTACGAAGATGGCGTACGCCAGAAAGAGCGCTTTGACAACGACGATATGATCGATCAACTGGAAGCCAGGATCCGCGCCAAGGCGTCTATGCTGGATGAAAAACAGCGTATCGCCGTCAATATGGTGGATAAGTGA